The Mycolicibacterium cosmeticum DNA window GCTGGGCACCGGGCGCACCAGCGGGGCGTGGCTGTCCGATGGCGCCGCAACGCTGCCGCTGCCGGCCGTGTCCCAACTGAACAGCAGGCTGCTGCGGTTCTTCGTGAAGAAGTACACCCTCAAGCGCGGGGCCATCGCCTTCGGGAAGCTGTTGCCGGTCGGCATCGGCGCCGTCGTCGGCGGGGTGGGCAACCGGTTGATGGGCAAGAAGATCGTGGGCAATGCCCGCAAGGCGTTCGGCAACCCGCCGCCCCGGTGGCCGTCGTCGTTGCTGGTGCTGCCCGCACCGCGCGACTGACTGACAACCGGACATAAGGCCGGTCATGTCAGCTGCGCGTTCGGTGACAAATCCGACAGGTATGCCGTGGTCTGGCCGCAATCGGAAGGGTTAGCCTTTAAGGCGGCCGAGCGCGGGTAACCGCACACACGTGGTGGGCTCATCACATACGCCCGCCGTGACAGATGGAATCGAGGCGAAGAACTGCCGTGACCAGTTCCCCATCCCCCTTCGGACAAAACGAGTGGCTGGTCGAGGAGATGTATCGCAAGTTCCGCGAAGATCCCTCGTCGGTAGATCCCAGCTGGCACGAATTCCTCGTCGACTACTCACCGGAACCGGTGACCGAAGCGGCCGCCACCAATGGTGCCGCCCCGGCCGCGCCCGCCACCCCGGCCCCCGCTCCCCCGGCGACACCCGCCCCCACTCCAGCCCAGGCTTCTCCCGCCGCCCCGCCCAAGGCCGCCGCGTCCGCTCCTGAGAAGGCCCCCGCCAAGGCCGCACCCGCCCCCAAGCCCGCGGATGACGCCGAGACCTCGGTGCTGCGCGGCGCCGCGGCGGCCGTGGTGAAGAACATGAATGCCTCGCTGGAGGTGCCCACCGCCACCAGCGTGCGGGCCATCCCGGCCAAGCTGATGATCGACAACCGGGTCGTCATCAACAACCACCTCAAGCGCACCCGCGGCGGCAAGATCAGCTTCACCCACCTGCTGGGCTACGCGATCGTGCAGGCGGTCAAGAAGTTCCCCAACATGAACCGGCACTTCGCCGAGGTGGACGGCAAGCCGACCGCCGTCACCCCGGCGCACACCAACCTCGGCCTGGCCATCGACCTGCAGGGCAAGGACGGTGCGCGCCAGCTCGTCGTGGCCGCGATCAAGCGTTGCGAGACAATGCAATTCGGTCAGTTCATCGCCGCATACGAGGACATCGTGCGGCGTGCCCGCGACGGCAAGCTGACCGCCGAGGATTTCTCCGGGGTGACCATCTCGCTGACCAACCCCGGCACCATCGGCACCGTGCACTCGGTGCCGCGGCTGATGCGCGGCCAGGGCGCGATCATCGGCGCCGGCGCCATGGAATACCCCGCGGAGTTCCAGGGCGCCAGCGAGGAGCGCATCGCCGAGCTGGGTATCGGCAAGCTCATCACCCTGACGTCGACCTATGACCACCGCATCATCCAGGGGGCGGAATCCGGCGACTTCCTGCGCACCATCCACCAGCTGCTGCTCGACGACGACTTCTTCGACGAGATCTTCCGCGAGCTGGGCATCCCGTACGAGCCGGTGCGCTGGCGCATCGACAACCCGGATTCGATCGCGCACAAGAACGCCCGCATCATCGAGTTGATCGCCGCCTACCGCAACCGCGGCCATCTGATGGCCGACATCGACCCGCTGCGGCTGGACAAGACCCGGTTCCGCAGCCACCCCGACCTGGACGTGCTCACCCACGGGCTGACGCTGTGGGACCTGGACCGCGAGTTCAAGGTCGACGGCTTCGCCGGCAAGGAGTACAAGAAGCTGCGCGATGTGCTCTCGGTGCTGCGCGACGCCTACTGCCGCCACGTCGGCGTCGAGTACACCCACATCCTGGAGCCCGAGCAGCAGAAGTGGCTGCAGGAGCGCGTCGAGGTCAGGCACGAGAAGCCGACGGTCGCCGAGCAGAAGTACATCCTGTCCCGCCTCAACGCCGCCGAGGCCTTCGAAACCTTCCTGCAGACCAAATACGTTGGCCAGAAGCGCTTTTCGCTGGAAGGTGCGGAGACCGTCATCCCGATGATGGACGCCGCCATCGACCAGGCCGCCGAGCACGGCCTCGACGAGGTCGTCATCGGCATGCCGCACCGCGGCCGGCTCAACGTGCTGGCCAACATCGTCGGCAAGCCCTACGGCCAGATCTTCAGCGAGTTCGAGGGCAACCTGAACCCGTCGCAGGCGCACGGCTCCGGTGACGTCAAGTACCACCTCGGCGCCACCGGCACCTACATCCAGATGTTCGGCGACAACGACATCGAGGTCTCGCTGGTGGCCAACCCCAGCCACCTCGAAGCCGTCGACCCGGTACTGGAGGGGCTGGTCCGCGCCAAGCAGGACCTGCTGGACAAGGGTGACGGGGCCGACGGGTTCACCGTCGTGCCGATGATGCTGCACGGCGACGCCGCGTTCGCCGGCCAGGGCGTGGTGGCCGAGACGCTGAACCTGGCGCTGCTGCGCGGCTACCGCACCGGCGGCACCATCCACATCATCGTCAACAACCAGATCGGCTTCACCACCTCACCGCAGGACTCGCGGTCCAGCGAGTACTGCACCGACGTCGCAAAGATGGTGGGAGCGCCCATCTTCCACGTCAACGGCGACGACCCGGAAGCCTGCGTGTGGGTGGCCCGG harbors:
- a CDS encoding multifunctional oxoglutarate decarboxylase/oxoglutarate dehydrogenase thiamine pyrophosphate-binding subunit/dihydrolipoyllysine-residue succinyltransferase subunit, translated to MTSSPSPFGQNEWLVEEMYRKFREDPSSVDPSWHEFLVDYSPEPVTEAAATNGAAPAAPATPAPAPPATPAPTPAQASPAAPPKAAASAPEKAPAKAAPAPKPADDAETSVLRGAAAAVVKNMNASLEVPTATSVRAIPAKLMIDNRVVINNHLKRTRGGKISFTHLLGYAIVQAVKKFPNMNRHFAEVDGKPTAVTPAHTNLGLAIDLQGKDGARQLVVAAIKRCETMQFGQFIAAYEDIVRRARDGKLTAEDFSGVTISLTNPGTIGTVHSVPRLMRGQGAIIGAGAMEYPAEFQGASEERIAELGIGKLITLTSTYDHRIIQGAESGDFLRTIHQLLLDDDFFDEIFRELGIPYEPVRWRIDNPDSIAHKNARIIELIAAYRNRGHLMADIDPLRLDKTRFRSHPDLDVLTHGLTLWDLDREFKVDGFAGKEYKKLRDVLSVLRDAYCRHVGVEYTHILEPEQQKWLQERVEVRHEKPTVAEQKYILSRLNAAEAFETFLQTKYVGQKRFSLEGAETVIPMMDAAIDQAAEHGLDEVVIGMPHRGRLNVLANIVGKPYGQIFSEFEGNLNPSQAHGSGDVKYHLGATGTYIQMFGDNDIEVSLVANPSHLEAVDPVLEGLVRAKQDLLDKGDGADGFTVVPMMLHGDAAFAGQGVVAETLNLALLRGYRTGGTIHIIVNNQIGFTTSPQDSRSSEYCTDVAKMVGAPIFHVNGDDPEACVWVARLAMDFRQKFKKDVIIDMLCYRRRGHNEGDDPSMTQPGMYDVIDHKRGVRKTYTEALIGRGDISIKEAEDALRDYQGQLERVFNEVRELEKHTIEPSESVEADQLAPKGVNTAVDKSLLARIGDAHLAAPDGFNVHPRVQPVLDKRREMAYEGKIDWAFAELLALGTLVAEGKTVRLTGQDVQRGTFTQRHAVIVDRKTGAEFTPLDLLTVDADGNPTGGKFLVYNSALSEFAAVGFEYGYSVGDPDAVVLWEAQFGDFVNGAQSIIDEFISSGEAKWGQLSDVVLLLPHGHEGQGPDHTSGRIERFLQVCAEGSMTVAQPSTPANYFHLLRRHALDGIHRPLIVFTPKSMLRNKAAVSDVKDFTEIKFRSVLEEPTYEDGIGDRSKVTRVLLTSGKIYYELVARKAKEQRDDIAIVRIEQLYPLPRRRLNATLDQYPNVTQYFWVQEEPANQGAWPTFGLSLPELLPEKLTGIKRISRRAMSAPSSGSSKVHAVEQQEIIDEAFAP